The proteins below are encoded in one region of Podarcis raffonei isolate rPodRaf1 chromosome 8, rPodRaf1.pri, whole genome shotgun sequence:
- the NUMBL gene encoding numb-like protein, which translates to MNKLRQSLRRKKPAYVPEASRPHQWQADEEAVRKGRCSFPVRYLGHAEVAESRGMHVCEEAVKKLKASGRKSVKSVLWVSADGLRVVDDKTKDLIVDQTIEKVSFCAPDRNFDKAFSYICRDGTTRRWICHCFLALKDSGERLSHAVGCAFAACLERKQKREKECGVTASFDATRTSFAREGSFRLPAPPASASRPSGARPPQDRKKAEAATVPAPPSPAPAQPGSASPPQGATSPEEKAEVGGAHAMPRRHAPLEQLVRQGSFRGFPTLSQKNSPFKRQLSLRLNELPSTLQRRGDAVIELDSTPNGDSDSITALCSQIDSSLTQPAGEAPNGTPLNGTPGPTAAAMPMEGGSTGPSAGAPVTPPFQPGHKRTPSEAERWLQEVAKAAKAQQQQQQQQQVPMALPAFPLSYDVGPPPLGMFVPPPPQMPPAFLPMGMQYPPGMPYAAAAAAPSLPVVGITPSQMVANAFCSATQAPAANLGAKASPFPQNLLGPARPRPNGGSWPPEQSLPAPPAPRQDPPTDPFEAQWAALESRAPSATPNPFSDDQQKTFEIEL; encoded by the exons ATGAACAAGCTGCGGCAGAGCCTGAGGCGCAAGAAGCCAGCCTATGTCCCAGAGGCCAGTCGCCCCCACCAGTGGCAAGCTGATGAGGAAGCCGTCAGGAAGGGGCGCTGTAGTTTCCCAGTGCGG TACCTGGGTCATGCCGAAGTTGCGGAGTCTCGGGGAATGCACGTTTGCGAAGAAGCCGTGAAGAAGCTGAAAGCG AGCGGCCGCAAATCGGTGAAGTCCGTGCTTTGGGTCTCGGCGGATGGCTTGAGAGTTGTGGACGACAAAACCAAG GATCTGATCGTGGACCAGACGATTGAGAAGGTCTCCTTCTGCGCCCCAGACCGCAACTTCGACAAGGCCTTTTCCTACATCTGCCGGGACGGAACCACGCGGCGATGGATCTGCCACTGCTTCCTGGCGCTGAAGGATTCG GGAGAGCGCTTGAGCCACGCCGTGGGATGTGCCTTTGCCGCTTGCCTGGAGCGCAAGCAGAAGCGGGAGAAGGAGTGTGGCGTCACGGCCTCCTTCGACGCCACCCGCACCAGCTTCGCCCGCGAGGGCTCCTTCCGCCTGCCAGCACCCCCTGCCTCGGCCAGCCGACCCTCGGGAGCGAGGCCCCCGCAGGACAGGAAGAAAG CGGAAGCGGCGACGGTGCCTgcgcccccctccccagctcccGCCCAGCCGGGCAGCGCCTCCCCTCCGCAGGGGGCCACGTCGCCGGAGGAGAAGGCCGAGGTGGGGGGCGCCCACGCCATGCCACGTCGCCATGCGCCCCTGGAGCAGCTGGTGCGCCAGGGCTCCTTCCGGGGCTTCCCCACCCTCAGCCAGAAGAACTCTCCATTCAAGAGGCAACTCTCCTTGCGGCTAAACGAGCTGCCCTCCACCTTGCAGCGCAGGGGGGATGCAG TCATTGAGCTCGACTCGACTCCCAACGGCGACTCCGACAGCATCACTGCCCTCTGCAGCCAGATCGACTCCTCGCTCACCCAGCCAGCCGGGGAGGCCCCAAATGGCACCCCACTTAACGGCACCCCTGGACCCACGGCAGCCGCAATGCCCATGGAAGGGGGCAGCACAG GTCCCTCGGCCGGAGCCCCCGTCACCCCCCCGTTCCAGCCGGGCCACAAGCGGACGCCATCAGAAGCTGAGCGCTGGCTGCAGGAAGTGGCCAAGGCTGCGAAggcccaacagcagcagcagcagcagcagcaggtgcccATGGCGCTGCCCGCCTTCCCCCTGAGCTACGACGTGGGCCCCCCGCCCCTGGGCATGTTTGTGCCGCCCCCTCCTCAAATGCCGCCAGCTTTCCTCCCCATGGGCATGCAATACCCCCCGGGGATGCCCtacgccgctgctgccgccgcgcccagCTTGCCCGTGGTGGGCATCACCCCCTCGCAGATGGTGGCCAACGCCTTCTGCTCTGCCACGCAGGCGCCCGCCGCAAACTTGGGGGCCAAGGCCAGCCCCTTCCCGCAGAACCTGCTGGGCCCTGCCCGGCCCAGGCCCAACGGTGGCTCCTGGCCCCCCGAGCAGAGCCTGCcggcgccccccgccccccgccaggaCCCCCCCACAGACCCCTTTGAAGCACAGTGGGCGGCGCTGGAGTCCCGGGCTCCTTCCGCCACCCCCAACCCCTTCTCCGACGACCAGCAGAAAACCTTCGAGATCGAGCTGTGA